Proteins from one Thermobifida alba genomic window:
- a CDS encoding AI-2E family transporter, with product MPEREVRVVVEEAPPVPEVEDDLLRKVSDAAWRLLVIGVVVALILWGASYIRVVVIPVILAVFVTALLMPPTEWLRRRGLGRGPSTTISVLGAVVVFGGVVTLIVLPAVSGFDAIVVSVNESVVALQELASSFGMDERIISDWVASAQEWIQRNSSQLISGAWAGAVAVGEVLVGLILVIVLTVYFVHSGDHLMRWVRSLFPGPTRNALRVAGDVTYDVMGRYVRGVALVGLIDAVGIGAVLLFVFWDDLSLVMPLVILTFIGAFLPIIGAFLAGLVSVLVALVVEGLWMALVVLAGTLAVQQLESHIIAPRVYGRSLDLPAAVVLLSISVGSIIGGITGAFLATPVAAVLAALLRNRPFTVAEARRQERSEEAEAARQRSGAATAAQSPAAARPGGRAEGAEGADEARRNGGAGE from the coding sequence ATGCCCGAGCGGGAGGTCCGCGTGGTGGTGGAGGAGGCCCCTCCGGTCCCCGAGGTCGAGGACGACCTGCTGCGCAAGGTCAGCGACGCGGCCTGGCGGCTGCTCGTCATCGGCGTGGTGGTCGCGCTGATCCTGTGGGGGGCCTCCTACATCCGGGTGGTGGTCATCCCCGTCATCCTCGCGGTCTTCGTCACCGCGCTGCTCATGCCGCCCACCGAGTGGCTGCGCAGGCGCGGGCTGGGGCGGGGGCCGTCCACGACCATCAGCGTGCTGGGCGCGGTCGTCGTCTTCGGGGGGGTCGTCACCCTCATCGTGCTGCCCGCGGTCTCCGGCTTCGACGCCATCGTCGTCAGCGTCAACGAGTCGGTCGTCGCCCTCCAGGAGCTCGCCTCCTCCTTCGGGATGGACGAGCGGATCATCAGCGACTGGGTCGCCAGCGCCCAGGAGTGGATCCAGCGCAACAGCAGCCAGTTGATCAGCGGCGCCTGGGCGGGCGCGGTCGCGGTCGGCGAGGTGCTGGTCGGGCTCATCCTGGTGATCGTGCTGACCGTCTACTTCGTGCACTCCGGCGACCACCTGATGCGGTGGGTGCGCTCGCTGTTCCCCGGCCCCACCCGAAACGCGCTGCGGGTCGCCGGGGACGTCACCTACGACGTCATGGGGCGCTACGTACGCGGCGTCGCGCTGGTCGGGCTCATCGACGCGGTCGGTATCGGCGCGGTCCTGCTCTTCGTGTTCTGGGACGACCTCTCCCTGGTCATGCCGCTGGTCATCCTCACCTTCATCGGCGCGTTCCTGCCGATCATCGGGGCGTTCCTGGCCGGGCTCGTCTCGGTGCTGGTGGCCCTGGTGGTCGAGGGGCTGTGGATGGCGCTGGTCGTGCTGGCGGGGACCCTCGCCGTGCAGCAGTTGGAGAGCCACATCATCGCGCCCCGCGTCTACGGGCGGTCCCTGGACCTGCCCGCGGCCGTGGTCCTGCTGTCCATCTCCGTGGGATCCATCATCGGCGGCATCACCGGGGCGTTCCTGGCCACGCCGGTCGCCGCGGTGCTGGCCGCGCTGCTGCGCAACCGGCCGTTCACCGTGGCCGAGGCCCGGCGCCAGGAGCGCTCGGAGGAGGCGGAGGCCGCGCGGCAGCGCTCCGGGGCCGCAACGGCCGCGCAGTCCCCGGCCGCCGCGCGGCCCGGGGGCCGCGCGGAGGGCGCCGAGGGGGCGGACGAGGCGCGCCGCAACGGCGGTGCCGGGGAATAA
- a CDS encoding DEAD/DEAH box helicase → MTHTAARPSFEALGLPEAIVAKLAENGATTPFPIQAATIPDAVAGHDVLGCGRTGSGKTLAFGLPALLRAARAPSAPRRPRCLVLVPTRELAHQVRDALRPYARVLGVRVGDVVGGSPYGRQIGELRRGVDLLVATPGRLTDLVDQGACSLGSVEATVLDEADQMCDMGFLPQVSRLLDQVRPDGQTLLFSATLDGDVDTLVRRYTTEPRVHSVDPPVSQVATMEHHLLRVLPRDKDRVVAEIAAREGRTILFVRSKYRADSLSEQLVSVGVPAAALHGGKSQSVRTRTLAKFREGRVRTLVATDVAARGIHVDGVDLVLNVDLPAGHKDYLHRGGRTARAGQSGRVVSIVAPNQRHKARHLLREAGVRAAQHLVNPGDALLGELTGAQQPSGRPWVEPPEPRRRDHVRRRRAEGGRAGGRRDVRFSGEAEERPRRGVDRGGPGVRRGGRSALPRQNGERFRDRG, encoded by the coding sequence TTGACGCACACTGCCGCACGCCCCTCCTTCGAGGCTCTCGGGCTGCCCGAGGCGATCGTCGCGAAGCTCGCGGAGAACGGGGCGACCACCCCGTTCCCGATCCAGGCCGCCACGATCCCCGACGCGGTCGCGGGCCACGACGTGCTCGGCTGCGGACGCACCGGCTCGGGCAAGACCCTGGCCTTCGGTCTGCCCGCGCTGCTGCGCGCGGCCCGCGCCCCCTCCGCGCCCCGCCGCCCCCGCTGCCTGGTCCTGGTCCCCACCCGCGAACTCGCCCACCAGGTACGCGACGCCCTGCGGCCGTACGCCCGGGTCCTGGGCGTCCGCGTGGGCGACGTGGTCGGCGGCAGCCCCTACGGCAGGCAGATCGGCGAACTGCGCCGCGGCGTCGACCTGCTGGTGGCCACCCCCGGTCGGCTCACCGACCTGGTCGACCAGGGCGCCTGCTCCCTCGGCTCGGTCGAGGCGACGGTGCTGGACGAGGCCGACCAGATGTGCGACATGGGCTTTCTGCCGCAGGTCAGCCGACTGCTCGACCAGGTCCGCCCGGACGGGCAGACCCTGCTGTTCTCCGCCACCCTGGACGGCGACGTCGACACGCTGGTCCGCCGCTACACCACCGAACCGCGCGTCCACTCCGTCGACCCGCCGGTCTCCCAGGTCGCCACCATGGAGCACCACCTGCTGCGGGTGCTGCCCCGCGACAAGGACCGGGTCGTCGCCGAGATCGCCGCGCGGGAGGGCCGCACCATCCTGTTCGTCCGCAGCAAGTACCGCGCCGACAGCCTCAGCGAGCAGCTGGTCAGCGTCGGGGTGCCCGCGGCCGCGCTGCACGGCGGCAAGAGCCAGAGCGTACGCACCCGCACCCTCGCCAAGTTCCGGGAGGGACGGGTGCGGACCCTGGTGGCCACCGACGTCGCCGCACGCGGCATCCACGTCGACGGAGTCGACCTGGTGCTGAACGTGGACCTGCCCGCGGGACACAAGGACTACCTGCACCGGGGCGGCCGCACCGCCCGCGCGGGCCAGTCCGGCCGGGTCGTCTCCATCGTCGCGCCCAACCAGCGCCACAAGGCCCGCCACCTGCTTCGGGAGGCGGGGGTGCGGGCCGCACAGCACCTGGTCAACCCGGGGGACGCGCTGCTGGGCGAACTGACCGGGGCGCAGCAGCCCTCGGGACGGCCGTGGGTGGAGCCCCCGGAGCCGCGGCGGCGCGACCACGTCCGCAGGCGCCGCGCGGAGGGAGGCCGGGCCGGCGGCCGCCGGGACGTCCGGTTCTCGGGCGAGGCCGAGGAACGGCCCCGCAGGGGCGTCGACCGGGGCGGCCCCGGAGTCCGGCGCGGCGGACGGTCCGCCCTGCCCAGGCAGAACGGGGAGCGCTTCCGCGACCGCGGCTGA
- a CDS encoding helix-turn-helix domain-containing protein: MAETLRKGTRVTGDERSDLASDLKRRYDNGESIRSLAAATGRSYGFVHRLLTEAGATLRGRGGATRRSRG; this comes from the coding sequence GTGGCCGAGACGTTGAGAAAAGGCACCCGGGTGACCGGAGACGAGCGGTCGGACCTGGCCTCCGACCTGAAGCGGCGTTACGACAACGGTGAGAGCATCCGCTCCCTGGCCGCGGCGACGGGCCGGTCCTACGGCTTCGTGCACCGACTGCTGACCGAGGCGGGGGCGACCCTGCGCGGCAGGGGAGGAGCCACCCGGCGCAGCAGGGGGTGA
- a CDS encoding ABC-F family ATP-binding cassette domain-containing protein: protein MLIASDLELRVGARLLLEPTSFQVGPGDRIGLVGRNGAGKTTLTKVLAGEGIPASGRVTTSGTIGYLPQDPRTGDLDVVARDRILAARGIDEVLRKLREAEQKMASDVPKIRDQGVRAYARLEERLHVLGGYAAEAEAASIASSLGLEQRVLTQPLRTLSGGQRRRVELARILFSGADTLLLDEPTNHLDGDSIVWLRDFLRSHQGGLIVISHDVDLVEHVVNKVFYLDANRSVIDVYNMGWKAYLAQREADERRRRRERSNAEKQASALQKQAERFRSKATKARAAQQMLHRAERLLDSVQGERTSERVAKLRFPDPAPSGRTPLAAEGLSKSYGSLEVFSGVDLAVDRGSRVVVLGLNGAGKTTLLRLLAGVEQPDTGRVIRGHGLRLGYYAQEHETLDTDRTVLENMMSAAPDLPEVEARRVLGSFLFSGDDVDKPAGVLSGGEKTRLALAALVVSSANVLLLDEPTNNLDPASREEILAALRNYRGAIVLVTHDEGAVEALQPERVILLPDGVEDLWDAEFTDLIALA, encoded by the coding sequence ATGCTCATCGCCTCTGACCTCGAACTCCGTGTGGGCGCCCGCCTGCTGTTGGAACCCACCTCCTTCCAGGTGGGGCCCGGCGACCGGATCGGTCTGGTCGGCCGCAACGGCGCGGGCAAGACCACTCTGACCAAGGTGCTGGCCGGCGAGGGGATTCCGGCCTCGGGCAGGGTCACCACGTCGGGCACGATCGGCTACCTGCCGCAGGACCCGCGCACCGGCGACCTGGACGTGGTGGCCCGCGACCGCATCCTGGCGGCGCGCGGTATCGACGAGGTGCTGCGCAAGCTGCGCGAGGCCGAGCAGAAGATGGCCAGCGACGTGCCGAAGATCCGCGACCAGGGGGTGCGCGCCTACGCGCGACTGGAGGAGCGCCTGCATGTGCTCGGCGGTTACGCGGCCGAGGCCGAGGCCGCGTCGATCGCCTCCAGCCTGGGCCTGGAGCAGCGTGTCCTCACCCAGCCGCTGCGCACCCTCTCCGGCGGGCAGCGGCGGCGGGTGGAACTGGCCCGCATCCTGTTCAGCGGGGCCGACACGCTGCTGCTGGACGAGCCCACCAACCACCTCGACGGCGACTCCATCGTCTGGCTGCGCGACTTCCTCAGGTCGCACCAGGGCGGGCTCATCGTCATCAGCCACGACGTGGACCTGGTCGAGCACGTCGTCAACAAGGTGTTCTACCTGGACGCCAACCGCAGCGTCATCGACGTCTACAACATGGGCTGGAAGGCCTACCTGGCGCAGCGCGAGGCCGACGAGCGGCGGCGCAGGCGGGAGCGGAGCAACGCCGAGAAGCAGGCGTCGGCGCTGCAGAAGCAGGCCGAGCGGTTCCGCTCCAAGGCCACCAAGGCCCGCGCGGCCCAGCAGATGCTCCACCGGGCCGAGCGGCTGCTGGACTCGGTGCAGGGGGAGCGGACCTCCGAACGGGTCGCCAAGCTGCGCTTCCCCGATCCCGCGCCCAGCGGGCGCACCCCCCTGGCCGCCGAGGGGCTGAGCAAGTCCTACGGGTCGCTGGAGGTCTTCTCCGGGGTGGACCTGGCCGTCGACCGGGGCAGTCGGGTGGTCGTCCTCGGACTGAACGGCGCGGGCAAGACCACGCTGCTGCGGCTGCTGGCGGGGGTGGAGCAGCCCGACACCGGCCGGGTGATCCGGGGGCACGGGCTGCGGCTGGGCTACTACGCCCAGGAGCACGAGACCCTGGACACCGACCGCACGGTGCTGGAGAACATGATGAGCGCCGCACCGGACCTGCCCGAGGTGGAGGCCCGGCGGGTGCTGGGGTCCTTCCTGTTCAGCGGTGACGACGTGGACAAGCCCGCCGGGGTGCTCTCGGGCGGGGAGAAGACCCGGCTGGCGCTGGCCGCCCTCGTGGTCTCCAGCGCCAACGTGCTGCTGCTGGACGAGCCGACCAACAACCTGGACCCGGCCAGCCGGGAGGAGATCCTCGCCGCACTGCGCAACTACCGGGGCGCGATCGTCCTGGTGACCCACGACGAGGGCGCGGTGGAGGCGCTGCAGCCGGAGCGGGTCATCCTGCTGCCCGACGGGGTGGAGGACCTCTGGGACGCGGAGTTCACCGACCTCATCGCGCTGGCCTGA
- a CDS encoding WhiB family transcriptional regulator, which yields MSQVRRQAALRPRPSWGWQDAAACRGEDLVLFFGPDGERQPEREIRERKAKEICAHCPVRTECLDYAISRPEKYGTWGGLNEDERASERRRRMRRANAA from the coding sequence ATGTCTCAGGTACGTCGGCAGGCCGCGCTGCGCCCCCGCCCGAGCTGGGGGTGGCAGGATGCCGCCGCGTGCCGGGGCGAGGACCTTGTGCTCTTCTTCGGCCCTGACGGCGAACGCCAGCCGGAACGGGAGATCCGCGAGCGCAAGGCCAAGGAGATCTGCGCTCACTGCCCTGTCCGTACCGAGTGTCTCGACTACGCGATCTCGCGTCCCGAGAAGTACGGCACCTGGGGTGGACTCAACGAGGACGAGCGCGCGTCCGAGCGTCGGCGCCGGATGCGTCGCGCCAACGCAGCCTGA
- a CDS encoding YccF domain-containing protein translates to MALLRFVLNVIWLFVAGFWLAVGYALAGLICCVLVVTIPFGVASFRMASYALWPFGRELVRKPGAGTGSTIGNVIWIIVAGWWLALEHIATAIALAVTIIGIPMAWASLKLIPVALAPFGNEIVPAGSRRSTWGI, encoded by the coding sequence GTGGCTCTGCTACGTTTCGTCCTCAACGTCATCTGGCTGTTCGTCGCAGGATTCTGGCTGGCCGTCGGCTACGCCCTCGCCGGACTGATCTGCTGTGTCCTGGTGGTGACGATCCCCTTCGGGGTGGCCTCCTTCCGCATGGCCAGCTACGCGCTCTGGCCGTTCGGGCGGGAGCTGGTGCGCAAGCCCGGGGCGGGCACCGGCAGCACCATCGGCAACGTCATCTGGATCATCGTGGCCGGGTGGTGGCTGGCCCTGGAGCACATCGCCACCGCGATCGCGCTGGCCGTCACCATCATCGGCATCCCCATGGCCTGGGCCTCGCTCAAGCTGATCCCGGTCGCGCTGGCGCCGTTCGGCAACGAGATCGTGCCCGCCGGGTCGCGGCGCAGCACCTGGGGTATCTGA
- a CDS encoding enoyl-CoA hydratase/isomerase family protein: protein MAQQTTAPTEEELAAAGLGLAIDGEVARITLSRPRRRNAMTGRMWTELARIGHTLPDRVRIVVVTGEGPTFSSGIDLDMFRSGDVDGEPTPLTLLARDPGDTAALERTIAAYQEGFLWLRRADIVSVAAVRGHAIGAGFQLALSCDIRVLSDTARLCMKEPALGLVPDLTGTKPLVELVGVNRAVELCLTARTVDAAEAERLRLAERVVADAELESAVDDLVAQLLAVPADAARATKELLLQAEHNDLETQAGAERTAQLARLAAMVGTSR, encoded by the coding sequence ATGGCGCAGCAGACGACGGCCCCCACGGAAGAAGAACTGGCCGCGGCCGGTCTGGGACTGGCGATCGACGGCGAGGTCGCGCGGATCACGCTGTCGCGGCCCCGGCGGCGCAACGCCATGACCGGCCGGATGTGGACCGAGTTGGCCCGTATCGGCCACACGCTTCCGGACCGTGTCCGAATCGTCGTCGTCACCGGAGAGGGCCCGACCTTCTCCTCCGGAATCGACCTGGACATGTTCCGTTCCGGCGACGTCGACGGCGAGCCGACACCGCTCACCCTGCTGGCCCGCGACCCCGGCGACACCGCGGCCCTGGAGCGGACGATCGCCGCCTACCAGGAGGGGTTCCTGTGGCTGCGGCGCGCCGACATCGTCTCCGTCGCCGCGGTCCGCGGGCACGCCATCGGCGCCGGGTTCCAACTCGCCCTCTCCTGCGACATCCGCGTCCTGTCCGACACCGCCCGGCTGTGCATGAAGGAGCCGGCGCTGGGCCTGGTGCCCGACCTCACCGGCACCAAGCCGCTGGTGGAGCTGGTGGGGGTCAACCGCGCCGTCGAACTGTGCCTGACCGCCCGCACGGTCGACGCCGCGGAGGCCGAACGGCTCCGGCTGGCCGAGCGGGTGGTCGCCGACGCCGAACTGGAGTCGGCCGTCGACGACCTGGTGGCGCAACTGCTGGCCGTGCCCGCCGACGCGGCGCGGGCCACCAAGGAACTGCTGCTCCAGGCGGAACACAACGACCTGGAGACGCAGGCCGGGGCCGAGCGCACCGCGCAGCTCGCCAGGCTCGCCGCGATGGTCGGGACGTCCCGGTAG